In Portunus trituberculatus isolate SZX2019 chromosome 44, ASM1759143v1, whole genome shotgun sequence, a single window of DNA contains:
- the LOC123518663 gene encoding beta-galactoside alpha-2,6-sialyltransferase 2-like produces MRMLGLSVWLFLNLVFLGMGSYLYLLWVQYWRYARASQMSRSQDASWVEGEDDPEPRPGKPRFHSNLVPPNLPPLSRPSPPPPPTTTPTPPTVPPTTREQLLQEIQRHKIDIFVRLRRLQKERGSILVKHENRYEVLYKGRRRRGPGPITGHELLCALREAGVRTLRDGDDPFTSQGVSKHFPSTGLLEGRHFNTCVVVSSAGSNKGSHLGNFIDSHDAVVRFNDAPTVGFEGDVGTRTTLRIVNSRILVKPEFKFWDSPLYKDVAVLAWDPCHYSCDLNEWYKAPDFDFFPEYFRRRLMLPYEDLHMLHPASMWNIWDVLQRYTPDSRLLPNPPSTGFLGIMLMLAHCESVDVVEFVPSLRMTDRCHYWLPYNDTTCTFGGWHPTDTEKLTTLTLNSAGDYDTYARGFVRIPGFKTINCPTRSPAR; encoded by the exons ATGCGGATGCTGGGCCTGAGTGTGTGGCTCTTCCTCAACCTGGTGTTCCTGGGCATGGGCTCCTACCTTTACCTACTGTGGGTTCAGTACTGGCGGTACGCTCGAGCCTCCCAAATGTCCCGCTCCCAGGACGCCTCTTGGGTCGAGG gggaaGATGACCCGGAGCCAAGGCCAGGCAAGCCAAGATTCCACTCCAACCTCGTGCCGCCTAACCTCCCGCCTCTGTCTCGcccatcgccgccgccgccgcccacaaCCACGCCCACCCCACCCACAGTTCCGCCCACCACTCGCGAGCAGCTACTTCAGGAGATACAGCGTCACAAGATCGACATATTTGTACGCTTACGAAGactgcagaaagagagaggcagtATATTGGTGAAG CATGAGAATCGCTACGAGGTGCTGTACAAGGGGCGGCGGCGGAGAGGACCGGGCCCCATCACTGGTCACGAGTTGCTGTGTGCCTTGCGGGAGGCTGGGGTGCGGACTCTGCGAGATGGAGACGATCCCTTCACCTCCCAGGGCGTTTCCAAACATTTTCCCAG CACTGGGCTTCTGGAGGGGAGGCATTTCAACACCTGCGTCGTGGTGTCCAGCGCGGGAAGCAATAAGGGGTCTCACCTCGGAAATTTCATAG ACTCTCACGATGCAGTTGTTCGCTTTAACGACGCCCCGACAGTGGGGTTCGAGGGGGACGTAGGCACGAGAACCACGCTCCGGATCGTCAACTCTCGGATACTGGTGAAGCCTGAGTTTAAATTCTGGGACTCGCCACTGTATAAGGACGTGGCTGTGTTAGCATGGGATCCCTGCCACTACTCCTGTGACCTGaacgag TGGTATAAAGCTCCTGACTTCGACTTCTTCCCTGAGTACTTCCGCCGCCGCCTGATGCTGCCGTACGAGGACCTCCACATGTTGCATCCTGCCTCCATGTGGAATATCTGGGACGTGCTCCAGCGCTACACTCCAGACTCCCGCCTTTTGCCCAACCCTCCCTCCACAGGCTTCCTCG GAATAATGCTGATGTTGGCACACTGCGAGAGCGTTGACGTGGTGGAGTTTGTACCTTCTTTAAGGATGACGGACCGATGCCACTACTGGCTACCGTACAATGACACAACCTGTACCTTCGGCGGCTGGCACCCCACCGACACCGAGAAGCTGACAACCCTCACGCTTAACTCTGCCGGAGACTACGATACCTATGCCCGAGGTTTTGTGAGGATACCTGGCTTTAAAACTATTAATTGTCCGACACGGAGTCCCGCCAGGTAG